One segment of Ignavibacteria bacterium DNA contains the following:
- a CDS encoding ATP-dependent Clp protease ATP-binding subunit, whose translation MEGNFSNRVQDVIRLSREEALRLGHDYIGTEHLLLGIIREGEGIGVKILRNLGVDLSKLKRAVEDTVRSMSGPLTIGNIPLTKQAEKVLKITYLEAKLYKSDVIGTEHLLLSLLRDEDNIAAQILGQFSVNYDAVRKELDAYLSGKPSSGPQRPEKGAGRAKSAPERAKTPVLDNFGRDLTKLALEGKLDPVIGREKEIQRVAQVLSRRKKNNPVLIGEPGVGKTAIVEGLALRIIDRKVSRVLFDKRIVTLDLAALVAGTKYRGQFEERMKAVMNELEKAKDVILFIDELHTIVGAGGASGSLDASNMFKPALARGDIQCIGATTLDEYRQYIEKDGALDRRFQKIIVEPPTPDEAVQILTNVKDRYEKHHGVRYSDEAVKACVLMADRYITDRFLPDKALDVMDESGARVHLAHIHVPKEVLELEEKIEEVRVLKNSVVKSQNFEEAARLRDLEKKHQADLELAKEDWENKAGDVVFDVTEDDVADVIAMITGIPVNRIAEGETAKLLKMAEELKTQVIGQDEAVEHLAKAIRRARAGLKDPNRPIGSFMFLGPTGVGKTELAKALSRYMFDSEDALIRIDMSEYMEKFSVSRLVGAPPGYVGYEEGGQLTEKVRRKPYSIILLDEIEKAHPDVFNILLQVFDDGQLTDGLGRRVDFKNTIIIMTSNVGMRDVKAGGKIGFTTDAVEDDYENMKSTVEETMKRLFNPEFINRIDEYVIFRSLKKEHMYKIIDLQLKRVLKRLESRSISIELAKSAKEYLADKGFDEKYGARPLRRTIQRFVEDPVAEELLRGHFTDGAIIKGKLDKKTGLLVFTAGKSKGGDTQEEPEEAEAHEE comes from the coding sequence ATGGAAGGCAACTTTTCCAACCGTGTTCAAGACGTTATCCGGCTAAGCCGGGAAGAAGCGTTGAGACTCGGACATGACTACATCGGTACGGAGCATTTGCTCCTCGGTATCATTCGCGAAGGCGAAGGTATTGGGGTAAAGATCCTTCGCAACCTTGGCGTAGACCTCAGTAAGCTCAAACGTGCGGTTGAAGATACCGTACGGTCCATGAGTGGACCTCTAACGATCGGGAATATCCCGCTTACCAAGCAGGCTGAAAAGGTACTCAAGATCACGTATCTCGAGGCCAAGCTCTACAAATCTGACGTGATCGGCACAGAGCATCTTCTACTATCGCTTTTGCGAGACGAGGATAACATCGCCGCCCAGATCCTAGGCCAGTTTTCAGTGAATTACGATGCAGTGCGCAAGGAACTCGATGCCTACCTCAGCGGGAAGCCGAGCTCTGGTCCTCAGCGCCCAGAAAAGGGTGCCGGTCGCGCAAAATCCGCACCGGAACGGGCCAAAACACCCGTGTTAGACAACTTTGGTCGGGATCTTACAAAGCTAGCTCTCGAAGGTAAACTCGATCCGGTCATCGGCCGTGAGAAGGAGATTCAGCGGGTGGCTCAGGTCCTTTCACGTCGAAAAAAGAACAACCCCGTCCTCATCGGTGAACCGGGTGTTGGCAAGACAGCTATCGTTGAAGGTCTTGCCTTACGCATCATCGACCGCAAGGTCTCACGGGTTCTCTTTGACAAGCGTATCGTCACTCTTGACCTTGCTGCTCTTGTGGCAGGCACGAAGTACCGCGGCCAGTTCGAAGAGCGCATGAAAGCCGTGATGAACGAACTCGAGAAAGCAAAGGACGTGATCCTCTTCATCGATGAGTTGCATACCATCGTTGGGGCAGGGGGCGCCAGTGGCTCTCTCGACGCATCAAACATGTTCAAACCGGCCCTGGCCAGAGGTGACATCCAATGTATCGGTGCCACCACGCTTGATGAGTACCGCCAGTACATCGAGAAGGACGGAGCGCTTGACCGGCGGTTCCAGAAGATCATCGTTGAGCCCCCTACTCCAGATGAGGCTGTACAGATCCTTACAAATGTGAAGGATCGGTACGAGAAGCATCATGGCGTGCGGTACTCTGATGAGGCAGTTAAGGCATGTGTACTTATGGCAGACCGGTATATCACAGACCGTTTCCTGCCGGATAAGGCTCTTGATGTAATGGACGAGTCTGGCGCACGTGTACACCTGGCGCACATCCATGTACCGAAAGAGGTACTGGAACTCGAAGAGAAGATCGAAGAAGTACGCGTGTTAAAGAACAGCGTTGTGAAGTCTCAGAACTTTGAAGAAGCCGCTCGTCTCCGCGACCTCGAGAAGAAGCATCAAGCTGATCTTGAGCTCGCAAAGGAAGATTGGGAGAATAAGGCTGGAGATGTTGTCTTTGATGTAACGGAAGATGATGTTGCCGACGTGATTGCCATGATCACCGGGATCCCTGTGAACCGAATCGCAGAAGGGGAGACCGCCAAACTCTTGAAGATGGCCGAAGAACTCAAGACGCAGGTGATCGGTCAGGACGAAGCTGTGGAGCACCTTGCAAAGGCCATCCGCAGAGCTCGTGCCGGACTTAAGGATCCAAATCGTCCGATCGGTTCATTTATGTTCCTCGGACCAACAGGAGTTGGAAAGACGGAATTGGCCAAGGCACTTTCTCGGTACATGTTTGACAGCGAAGATGCTCTCATCCGCATCGATATGTCCGAGTACATGGAGAAGTTCTCCGTCTCCAGACTTGTTGGTGCTCCTCCGGGATACGTTGGGTATGAAGAGGGCGGACAACTCACGGAAAAAGTGCGGCGCAAGCCATACTCCATCATCCTGCTCGATGAGATCGAAAAGGCGCACCCTGATGTCTTCAATATCCTCCTGCAGGTCTTTGACGATGGCCAATTGACCGATGGTCTTGGCAGGCGCGTTGACTTCAAGAACACCATCATCATCATGACCTCGAACGTTGGTATGCGAGACGTGAAAGCCGGTGGAAAGATCGGTTTCACCACGGACGCCGTTGAGGATGACTATGAAAACATGAAGTCCACGGTCGAAGAAACGATGAAACGTCTCTTCAATCCTGAATTCATCAACCGTATCGATGAGTATGTGATCTTCCGTTCCCTCAAGAAGGAGCACATGTACAAGATCATCGATCTGCAGCTGAAACGTGTTCTCAAGCGACTCGAGTCTCGTAGCATTTCCATTGAACTTGCGAAGTCTGCTAAAGAGTATCTCGCAGACAAGGGTTTTGATGAGAAGTATGGTGCTCGCCCCCTTCGCCGAACGATCCAGCGTTTCGTTGAAGATCCGGTTGCAGAAGAACTCCTCAGAGGTCACTTCACGGATGGGGCTATAATCAAGGGCAAGCTCGATAAAAAAACGGGGCTCCTTGTCTTCACCGCAGGCAAGTCAAAGGGCGGTGACACCCAAGAGGAACCCGAAGAGGCCGAAGCTCACGAGGAGTGA
- a CDS encoding enoyl-CoA hydratase/isomerase family protein: MDIVLTSAADGVGTITMNRADKRNALSAELVAGLHAAFLQMGSNESVKVIVLSGEGSAFCAGADLAYLQQITENSPLENLADSTALKDMLQSIVDCPKPVIAKVHGAAIAGGCGLATVCDIVIAGREKSLFGYSEVRIGFIPAIVLVYLVRKIGDTQSRRLVLTAENINAEEALRLGLITKVVNDEDLEAETMLMARQIAKNSSSAMAMSKMMLGAVQGMSLDAGLHYATVMNALARQTDDCKQGIATFLKSPKG; this comes from the coding sequence ATGGATATTGTTCTTACATCGGCAGCAGATGGCGTTGGTACGATCACGATGAATCGTGCGGACAAGCGAAATGCTCTCAGCGCTGAGCTCGTGGCAGGTCTGCATGCGGCTTTTCTGCAGATGGGATCCAACGAGTCGGTCAAGGTCATCGTTCTGTCAGGCGAGGGATCAGCGTTTTGCGCCGGAGCGGATCTGGCCTATCTCCAGCAGATCACGGAGAATTCGCCGTTGGAGAATTTGGCTGATTCCACAGCCTTGAAAGACATGCTGCAGTCGATCGTGGATTGTCCGAAACCCGTCATCGCCAAGGTTCATGGTGCCGCTATTGCCGGCGGATGCGGTTTAGCTACGGTATGCGACATTGTGATCGCTGGTCGTGAGAAGTCGCTCTTTGGCTATTCTGAAGTGCGCATCGGCTTCATTCCCGCAATTGTGCTTGTCTACCTCGTGCGGAAGATCGGGGACACTCAATCTCGACGATTGGTTCTTACAGCCGAGAATATCAATGCTGAAGAGGCTCTGCGCCTCGGTCTCATAACGAAGGTTGTGAACGACGAAGATCTGGAGGCCGAAACAATGTTGATGGCCCGTCAGATCGCAAAGAACAGCAGTTCTGCGATGGCCATGAGCAAGATGATGCTGGGTGCCGTGCAAGGCATGTCGCTCGATGCAGGATTACACTATGCAACAGTAATGAACGCCTTGGCACGTCAGACGGATGACTGTAAACAAGGTATCGCAACGTTTCTGAAATCACCAAAGGGATGA
- a CDS encoding S8 family peptidase yields the protein MESILYCAVNGIDVVNCSWGGQSPSCIDEDVIAYTIARGTAVVAAAGNHGSAAPFYPASYPGVLSVGVVDPYDNVITMSGHGPQVDVMAPGHDSWTTGNDGLYFGFCCTSGSAPIASALVALVRSKYPGLDPLQACAMVREAVDERPWKDIPATIDSLLLPRGRVNALLAVTNDPDSVVSIALDTVAFRAASGSQRWTVGDTLMAAVSMRNALAPWTLSQRSNVTLAGTAIPGVRPITTSSVLNISAGSGADVTLPPLAFVVERQTDTATYAVLDLLGVDADDRDVQRRFSFSITPSPAFSTLYNPRMLVSIGDRGRIGNTDLQRGQGAGLTYGQFCGQLYEGGLMVYANGRVVDAVRARRGVNDHFRPVKRFVAPDEHRGIVRDDDAPDSLKIGVEVELNIVLDTLTSVLVIDATVTNTSAETLHDLSVAWFYDWDLGTQPAKNTTWLGGDGSQIVASTQGSEPVVVLRSASRYQDARPIHCGLDNTTTYGGFTTEMKLNIFRNPDTVQYDGENDVSAIVGMRFTSPIPTGHRRSFRHVIAIDTTVELAMDIASQSDLDAVPVDTLFTSTGTRVFPNPSSTVLYVPVEDVPVGTAVFTIYNSLGQIVRQFDAETATSVFIQPIDVSELASGTYEIRLSDDLRSWTWSFVVVR from the coding sequence ATGGAGTCGATCCTCTATTGCGCCGTAAATGGCATCGATGTTGTGAACTGTTCGTGGGGAGGTCAATCTCCGTCATGTATTGATGAAGATGTGATCGCCTATACCATCGCACGCGGGACGGCCGTGGTTGCGGCTGCCGGAAATCATGGTAGTGCAGCTCCGTTCTATCCGGCCAGTTATCCGGGAGTGCTCAGTGTTGGTGTTGTGGATCCATACGACAACGTGATCACGATGTCCGGTCACGGCCCACAGGTAGATGTAATGGCGCCCGGACACGACTCATGGACCACGGGCAACGACGGACTCTATTTCGGCTTCTGCTGCACAAGCGGCTCCGCTCCGATCGCTTCTGCACTTGTTGCACTAGTCCGTTCGAAGTATCCGGGACTTGACCCGCTGCAGGCATGTGCAATGGTCCGCGAGGCTGTTGATGAGCGCCCATGGAAGGACATTCCGGCAACCATCGACTCTCTCCTGTTACCCCGTGGACGCGTCAATGCACTCCTTGCTGTAACGAACGATCCAGACTCGGTCGTTTCCATTGCCCTCGATACCGTTGCCTTTCGGGCAGCCAGTGGATCACAACGCTGGACGGTGGGAGACACCTTGATGGCAGCGGTCTCGATGCGAAATGCCCTTGCACCGTGGACCCTCTCCCAACGAAGTAATGTGACGTTGGCTGGTACTGCAATTCCCGGCGTGCGACCGATCACAACGTCTTCAGTTCTCAACATTTCGGCTGGCAGCGGAGCTGATGTTACCCTACCGCCCCTTGCCTTTGTTGTAGAGAGGCAGACCGATACCGCTACCTATGCAGTGCTCGACCTGCTTGGTGTTGACGCCGATGACCGTGATGTCCAACGACGCTTTTCATTCTCCATCACACCGTCTCCCGCATTCAGCACGTTGTACAATCCGCGTATGCTTGTGAGCATCGGCGATAGGGGGCGTATCGGCAACACAGACTTACAACGCGGTCAAGGTGCAGGGCTTACCTACGGCCAGTTCTGCGGTCAGCTCTATGAAGGGGGCTTGATGGTCTATGCCAATGGTCGCGTTGTAGACGCCGTGCGGGCGCGGCGAGGAGTGAACGACCACTTCCGACCGGTAAAACGATTCGTTGCACCGGATGAACATCGCGGGATCGTGCGTGATGATGATGCTCCGGATTCATTGAAGATCGGTGTTGAGGTAGAGCTGAACATTGTTCTCGATACATTGACATCGGTACTCGTCATCGATGCCACAGTTACCAATACCAGCGCAGAGACCTTGCATGATCTCTCGGTTGCATGGTTCTATGATTGGGATCTGGGCACACAGCCCGCCAAGAACACTACCTGGCTCGGCGGTGATGGGTCACAGATCGTTGCGTCAACGCAAGGTTCCGAACCCGTAGTGGTCCTGCGGTCTGCGTCGAGATATCAAGATGCTAGGCCGATCCACTGCGGTCTGGACAATACAACCACCTATGGCGGATTCACCACGGAGATGAAGCTCAACATCTTCCGGAATCCCGATACAGTGCAGTATGACGGTGAGAATGATGTGTCGGCCATCGTGGGTATGAGATTCACAAGCCCCATTCCAACCGGACATCGCAGGTCATTCCGCCATGTTATTGCGATCGACACAACTGTTGAGCTGGCAATGGATATCGCCTCTCAGAGTGATCTCGATGCTGTTCCGGTGGACACTCTCTTCACGTCGACGGGAACACGTGTCTTTCCGAACCCTTCGTCTACGGTGCTTTATGTGCCTGTTGAAGACGTTCCGGTGGGCACGGCGGTCTTTACCATCTACAACTCGTTGGGTCAGATCGTGCGCCAATTCGATGCGGAGACTGCAACCTCTGTCTTCATTCAGCCGATCGATGTGAGTGAACTGGCATCTGGGACCTATGAGATCCGTCTCTCAGACGATCTTCGATCTTGGACCTGGTCATTCGTTGTTGTTCGGTAG
- a CDS encoding S8 family serine peptidase codes for MRLLTLVIVWTVVAHVCVAQMTYLPAEPPGRPQPVVAGMLKVRLTAEAASTAQTVFASMGLRVVRPLLPIEHSLTYRDVMDRSTRTTAKDYARALQIEERLLRSYVVQYDAATIPPERFIGMLRVGCGPIECAAPWCVMELTGEPNDPQRDKQALLRTINVFDAWDIESGSDTVVIGISDSGLRQEHEDLASVLFDRAGEVANNGVDDDNNGYVDDKQGYNFCASPGDSTFGNTFNPNNSHGTGVGGICGAAVDNNVGIAGIARNCRIFPLRTMPDNSTGIVYGYGVDPLLRRKWHRCCELFVGRSISVMY; via the coding sequence ATGCGGCTACTCACCCTTGTCATTGTCTGGACTGTTGTTGCCCACGTTTGTGTAGCGCAGATGACGTACCTGCCTGCCGAGCCGCCCGGTCGACCGCAGCCCGTAGTTGCCGGTATGCTGAAGGTGCGTCTCACCGCTGAGGCAGCGAGTACGGCTCAGACTGTATTTGCGTCCATGGGACTGCGAGTGGTGCGCCCCCTCCTCCCCATTGAACACTCGCTCACGTATCGTGATGTGATGGATCGCTCCACACGCACAACAGCAAAAGACTATGCGCGTGCACTGCAGATCGAGGAGCGGCTGCTGCGTTCCTATGTGGTGCAGTACGATGCCGCAACGATTCCCCCAGAGCGGTTTATCGGCATGCTGCGTGTTGGGTGTGGTCCTATCGAGTGTGCTGCTCCTTGGTGCGTGATGGAGCTTACCGGCGAACCGAATGATCCGCAACGCGATAAACAAGCGCTGCTTCGCACGATCAATGTCTTCGATGCATGGGACATTGAATCAGGATCCGACACGGTTGTGATCGGCATCAGCGATAGTGGTCTGCGTCAGGAACACGAAGACCTTGCAAGTGTCCTCTTTGATCGGGCTGGTGAGGTGGCGAACAACGGTGTTGACGATGATAACAACGGATATGTTGATGATAAACAAGGGTACAATTTCTGTGCATCGCCCGGTGACAGCACCTTTGGTAACACCTTCAATCCGAATAACAGTCACGGCACGGGTGTAGGAGGTATCTGCGGAGCAGCTGTTGACAACAACGTTGGCATCGCAGGTATCGCACGAAACTGTAGGATCTTCCCGCTTCGCACAATGCCAGATAATAGCACCGGCATCGTCTATGGGTATGGAGTCGATCCTCTATTGCGCCGTAAATGGCATCGATGTTGTGAACTGTTCGTGGGGAGGTCAATCTCCGTCATGTATTGA